Proteins from a genomic interval of Desulfurobacterium sp. TC5-1:
- a CDS encoding transcriptional regulator, which yields MEKNFWNVGKDRFIKVVLKTPEGNRVIKFSDYESFHKVFSPQRMEILVLLANEKVKSINELSKILNRDAKNVRNDIGILESTGLIRLKNHLNRKIPELVAGSMTVSIEFKNICPISRKRKISKERLEYGTQMLRQKYLPISSIVSPEDKQIERC from the coding sequence ATGGAAAAGAATTTCTGGAATGTTGGGAAGGATAGATTTATAAAGGTTGTTCTTAAAACTCCAGAGGGAAATAGGGTTATAAAATTCTCTGATTATGAGAGTTTTCACAAGGTTTTTTCTCCTCAAAGGATGGAAATATTAGTTCTACTTGCCAATGAAAAAGTGAAGTCCATTAACGAGCTTTCAAAGATTCTTAACAGAGATGCCAAAAATGTTAGAAATGATATTGGCATTTTGGAATCTACCGGATTAATCAGGCTGAAAAACCATCTTAATCGCAAGATTCCAGAACTTGTGGCTGGTAGTATGACTGTTTCCATTGAGTTTAAAAATATCTGTCCAATTTCAAGGAAGAGGAAAATATCAAAGGAAAGGTTAGAGTATGGCACGCAAATGCTGAGGCAGAAGTATTTACCTATTAGTTCTATTGTGAGTCCAGAAGATAAACAGATTGAGAGGTGCTAA
- a CDS encoding DUF6516 family protein: MDRLEGRFQEVLEDDSIIVVEYLFEERDISHYSYTNGLRYKLVLIIKWATEESVEMVLLYDNFHESEPHIHIRSRKNRVVYEFRGIENLLLDFLSEVKTLTGLNIEDWIKELGQEVLNSPFKKFW; the protein is encoded by the coding sequence TTGGACAGGCTGGAGGGTAGGTTTCAAGAAGTTTTAGAAGATGATAGTATTATTGTTGTTGAATATCTCTTTGAGGAAAGAGATATTTCTCACTATAGTTATACAAACGGTTTGAGATATAAGCTGGTTTTGATTATTAAGTGGGCAACAGAGGAATCGGTAGAGATGGTTCTTCTATATGACAACTTCCATGAGTCGGAGCCACATATCCATATTCGTAGTAGGAAAAATAGAGTAGTATATGAATTCAGAGGAATAGAAAACTTACTCCTTGATTTTCTATCTGAGGTTAAAACTTTAACAGGTCTGAATATCGAGGACTGGATAAAGGAATTGGGCCAGGAAGTTTTGAATTCTCCGTTTAAAAAGTTCTGGTAG
- a CDS encoding recombinase family protein, giving the protein MAVYSYIRISTNKQETENQRYEILKYANERKLGNIDFIEETASGRKSWKERQLGKLVERIQKGDILIVTELSRLGRSMLEIMELLSILLRQGIELHVVKSSQVLKDDLQSKVFAMAFSIAAEIERELISQRTKEALQRRRAEGKPLGRPRGSYSSRLERYRNQIEELLSKGVSISSIAKIIGVPYSTVYSYVQRRKAEFLLQK; this is encoded by the coding sequence ATGGCCGTTTACTCTTACATTCGCATATCCACGAATAAACAGGAAACGGAAAATCAGCGATATGAGATTCTCAAATACGCTAATGAGAGGAAGCTCGGGAACATCGACTTCATAGAGGAAACAGCAAGTGGTAGAAAAAGCTGGAAAGAACGGCAGTTGGGGAAATTAGTAGAGAGAATCCAGAAAGGGGATATTCTCATAGTTACAGAGCTTTCCCGTCTTGGCAGGTCTATGCTTGAAATTATGGAACTTCTCTCTATCCTCCTCAGACAGGGAATAGAACTTCACGTTGTCAAAAGCAGTCAGGTGTTGAAAGACGACTTACAGTCAAAAGTTTTCGCAATGGCTTTTTCCATAGCAGCCGAGATAGAGAGAGAACTCATATCTCAGAGGACTAAAGAGGCTCTCCAGCGCAGGAGAGCAGAGGGAAAACCTCTTGGCAGGCCCAGAGGAAGTTATTCATCCAGGCTTGAACGTTATAGGAATCAGATAGAGGAGCTTCTCTCAAAAGGTGTGTCTATTTCTTCTATTGCTAAAATCATAGGAGTTCCTTACTCTACGGTATATTCCTACGTTCAGAGAAGGAAGGCTGAATTTCTACTCCAAAAGTAA
- a CDS encoding tetratricopeptide repeat protein, with protein MIGSKALRTFTEILFLSVLMFFVSIPVMAGSKKAESLFEQGLKADKQGNYRVAAELYEKACSAGDALGCNNLGYLYAEGLGVPQNYAKAAELYEKACSAGDALGCNNLGILYEKGLGVPQNYAKAVELYKKACSGGEAGGCNNLGALYEKGLGVPQNYAKAAELYKKACSGGNALGCRNLGILYEKGLGVPQNYAKAAELYKKACSAGDALGCNNLGILYAEGLGVPMNKFKAYECWVKAARQGDVNAQHNLDILCKESPWACK; from the coding sequence ATGATTGGAAGCAAGGCACTAAGAACTTTTACGGAGATTCTGTTTCTGTCTGTGCTGATGTTTTTTGTAAGTATTCCAGTAATGGCAGGTTCTAAAAAAGCAGAATCTCTATTTGAGCAGGGACTAAAGGCTGATAAACAGGGCAATTATAGAGTTGCAGCAGAGCTTTACGAAAAAGCCTGCAGCGCCGGAGATGCATTGGGCTGCAATAATCTTGGTTATTTGTATGCGGAAGGTCTGGGAGTTCCGCAGAACTATGCTAAAGCAGCAGAGCTTTACGAAAAAGCCTGCAGCGCCGGAGATGCATTGGGCTGCAATAATCTTGGTATTTTGTATGAGAAAGGTCTGGGAGTTCCTCAGAACTACGCTAAAGCAGTAGAGCTTTACAAAAAAGCCTGCAGTGGTGGAGAAGCAGGCGGCTGCAATAATCTTGGTGCTTTGTATGAGAAAGGTCTGGGAGTTCCTCAGAACTACGCTAAAGCAGCAGAGCTTTACAAAAAAGCCTGCAGTGGTGGAAATGCATTGGGCTGCAGGAATCTTGGTATTTTATATGAGAAAGGTCTGGGAGTTCCTCAGAACTACGCTAAAGCAGCAGAGCTTTACAAAAAAGCCTGCAGCGCCGGAGATGCATTGGGCTGCAATAATCTTGGTATTTTGTATGCGGAAGGCCTAGGAGTGCCTATGAATAAATTTAAGGCTTATGAATGCTGGGTAAAAGCCGCAAGGCAAGGAGATGTAAATGCTCAGCATAATCTGGATATCCTTTGTAAAGAAAGTCCCTGGGCGTGCAAATAA
- a CDS encoding AAA family ATPase encodes MKFVKVNIKRFRSINNLTVEFKEGKPLIICGSNNVGKTNFLRALDLYFSLDKKKFNTRDDIPYDIERGKRGAGYNTSITGWFIDNENKRYEIKTIFKRTKVKGNILEIKAKRNNTNISEPEARNIIKRFRFLFIEASNINMPQIIAEIIDEEVLPLGLDPLRRKQTEPLKILENFVTKSKEALSGIEKEISKNLNEFIEGVTGIDKDEWKVKILFAEINKLREVLANMIEFTLYDKNNSKMEAKGSGIQRIVLLSLIKYISEKIKNKNIIWGIDEPEAFLQPALQKRVFNILLDMAKKQHIIFTTHSQYFIDITDLQTTYLFKANYEKKDFKRRPGEVFFKINTFIEEKQSDYQKLIEIKEHFGMKKNDNWEIMPYNILVEGEEDKLYIEMLARKFGFSVPNILVAGGVTKIKGYLQFLKEFCRESGFKPKIVCIFDHDKEGKETYDKIIPDKYRNFLDLDLRFIPRCDGDKSIEYDYEIEDFIYPEIMLEAVNDFLKRRNYKAISKTELKKRFQSAYDKTCILNFFTQIAKAKNSDKEEINFEDEGIKKYLCKKSCENITKSKLEEFDSEYHQVREFLRNLCSGENYD; translated from the coding sequence ATGAAATTTGTAAAAGTAAATATTAAGCGTTTTCGTTCTATTAATAATTTAACAGTAGAGTTTAAAGAAGGGAAACCTCTTATTATTTGTGGCTCAAACAACGTGGGTAAAACAAATTTTTTGAGAGCGCTGGATTTGTATTTCAGTTTAGATAAAAAGAAATTTAATACAAGGGATGATATCCCCTATGATATTGAACGTGGTAAGAGAGGTGCAGGATATAATACATCAATTACTGGATGGTTTATAGATAATGAAAATAAGAGATATGAGATAAAAACTATTTTTAAGAGAACAAAGGTAAAGGGTAATATTTTAGAGATTAAAGCAAAGAGAAATAACACAAACATCAGTGAACCAGAGGCAAGAAATATTATTAAAAGATTCAGATTTCTATTTATAGAAGCAAGTAATATAAATATGCCTCAAATTATTGCAGAAATAATTGATGAAGAAGTTTTACCTTTAGGATTAGATCCACTAAGAAGAAAACAAACAGAACCTTTGAAAATCTTGGAGAACTTTGTAACAAAATCTAAAGAAGCTCTTTCCGGGATAGAAAAAGAAATTAGCAAGAACCTGAATGAATTTATTGAAGGAGTCACTGGAATAGATAAAGATGAATGGAAAGTCAAAATACTATTCGCTGAAATAAATAAATTAAGAGAAGTTTTAGCAAATATGATCGAATTTACTCTTTACGACAAGAATAATTCTAAAATGGAGGCGAAAGGAAGTGGTATTCAGAGAATAGTTTTGTTGTCACTTATTAAATATATATCTGAAAAAATAAAAAACAAAAATATTATTTGGGGAATAGACGAACCAGAAGCTTTTTTACAACCTGCATTACAGAAAAGAGTTTTCAATATTTTATTAGATATGGCAAAAAAGCAACACATAATTTTTACGACTCATTCTCAATATTTTATTGATATAACAGATTTGCAAACTACCTATTTATTTAAAGCAAATTACGAAAAGAAGGATTTTAAAAGACGACCAGGAGAAGTATTTTTTAAAATCAATACATTTATAGAAGAAAAACAAAGTGATTATCAAAAGCTAATTGAAATCAAAGAACATTTTGGCATGAAGAAAAATGATAATTGGGAAATTATGCCCTATAATATTTTAGTTGAGGGGGAAGAAGATAAGCTATATATTGAAATGCTCGCACGAAAATTTGGTTTTAGTGTTCCAAATATCTTAGTAGCAGGTGGAGTTACAAAAATTAAAGGTTATTTACAGTTTCTAAAAGAATTTTGTAGGGAAAGTGGATTTAAACCAAAAATTGTATGTATTTTTGACCATGATAAAGAGGGAAAAGAAACGTATGATAAAATAATACCAGATAAATACAGAAATTTTTTAGATTTAGACTTGAGATTTATTCCAAGATGTGATGGAGATAAAAGCATCGAATATGATTATGAAATTGAAGATTTTATATACCCTGAAATTATGCTGGAAGCAGTCAACGATTTTTTAAAAAGAAGAAATTATAAAGCTATCTCTAAAACAGAATTAAAAAAACGCTTTCAATCTGCTTATGATAAAACATGTATATTGAATTTTTTTACTCAGATAGCAAAGGCAAAAAATTCAGATAAAGAAGAAATAAATTTTGAGGATGAAGGAATAAAAAAATACCTTTGTAAGAAATCCTGTGAAAATATAACTAAATCTAAACTTGAAGAGTTCGATTCTGAATATCATCAAGTTAGAGAATTTCTGAGAAATCTATGTTCAGGAGAAAACTATGACTAA
- a CDS encoding YkgJ family cysteine cluster protein produces MPFRCDPEKCKALCCKYDGNCLFTLELFIGEMKLFSPENTIFLLTLMGSAKTKKERTKGYSNAFINIREVFNSTHLPNISLLFVVQSLIVEEKCPHLKDNRCSIYLKRPFICAVYPFLNSEPEAVDALQRVDFKSFQESTFKKCKECCSLGEEKFKGFNEFFRKQKKVLRKYGRKYNNVLREHRNFLLRLFRENKSSFKDYIRYKPPINS; encoded by the coding sequence ATGCCATTCCGTTGTGATCCAGAAAAATGCAAAGCACTATGCTGTAAATACGACGGCAACTGTTTGTTCACTTTAGAGCTGTTTATCGGCGAAATGAAACTTTTCAGTCCAGAAAACACTATCTTCCTGCTTACTTTAATGGGATCCGCTAAAACAAAGAAAGAAAGGACAAAAGGGTACTCAAACGCTTTTATTAATATCCGTGAGGTGTTTAACAGTACACATTTGCCAAACATCTCTCTTCTTTTCGTAGTTCAGTCGCTGATAGTTGAAGAAAAATGTCCCCATCTTAAGGACAATAGATGTTCTATTTATCTAAAAAGACCTTTCATATGTGCAGTTTATCCCTTTTTGAATAGTGAACCTGAGGCTGTGGATGCTCTTCAAAGGGTAGATTTTAAGAGTTTTCAGGAGAGTACTTTTAAAAAGTGCAAAGAATGTTGTTCTTTGGGTGAAGAAAAGTTCAAGGGATTTAATGAATTCTTTAGAAAGCAGAAAAAAGTTTTGAGAAAATATGGACGGAAATATAACAACGTTTTAAGAGAACATAGGAATTTCTTGCTGAGGCTGTTTAGAGAAAATAAAAGCTCTTTCAAGGATTATATTCGCTATAAACCTCCTATTAACTCGTGA
- a CDS encoding TraC family protein, with the protein MTETSVEKEKFYELLDRETLSKYLPYVAYDPRFGVYVTSDEGAGIVFECFPLSAAGERTMTMIEGMIESLPVGATLNFFLFASRNLKDITRVYRSLKRTDEELLKVAIEQHAGFFENHSKEIISRHFPITVRNFRLIVSVKLKHHSKVSSFLKLFKKEQVTDFSQLLKEAGELKNKIEGSLRAMGLSPVQVAPERLIQIMSEVININHDENEHYRNYNEDEYINTQIVAYDTKVEVEEDYFVMDNQYWRSLSVSAFPKEWHLGDMTKLLGDMFFNENNFKYPFILSFTVVRLSEDETAKIKRNAALVMSQVLPGGLFPKLKAKQEDLAIAMNRLEEGKKLFSCCLSLLVSAPFRDELQKQIDTVKTFWRTAGFQIFPDRYISFPVFLSALPLAGDKELLEELKRDKIFFSDNVASFSPVEAEFIGTGTPQILFVSRRGQLVGVDLFDSPTNYNAFVIGTSGAGKSVLMQLLSFQYRAAGATVFINDIGRSYENFCKVMGGQWLEFDPENPICINPFSLVTSQEELSEFMEFLTNVIYIMGAPKSREMSDRLEKLIKAELERAIRTLYQQYGSNLSITHIADYFSALRDSRMVDFGKTLEPYTGRGQYGRFFEGKAEVDFRKPLVVVEYDHLEDVPELRNPVIMMVNFFISRKVYIESKRHKGFRSIVLYDEAHKFLGDPRIDGFIEQLYRRARKHGTAVVIGTQGFEDLWESGSRAGRIIVQNSSFNIFMKQQPTSINALKKSEVLNLSDFEWMLMESIAPVKGEYSEAFLMTPFGRSLVRVVLDRFMYYLFTTDKKDREKISSLMDEKGMTLPEAIQYCVEMENGNGS; encoded by the coding sequence GTGACTGAAACCTCCGTGGAAAAAGAGAAATTTTACGAACTTCTTGATAGAGAAACTCTCTCAAAGTATCTTCCGTACGTTGCTTACGATCCGAGGTTCGGTGTTTATGTTACTTCCGACGAGGGTGCAGGTATCGTTTTTGAATGTTTTCCCCTTTCGGCTGCCGGAGAGAGAACAATGACAATGATAGAAGGAATGATAGAGTCTCTTCCGGTAGGAGCAACCCTTAACTTTTTTCTCTTTGCTTCAAGAAATCTGAAAGATATAACCCGTGTGTACAGGAGTTTAAAACGAACGGATGAAGAGCTGTTAAAAGTAGCCATCGAACAGCATGCCGGGTTTTTTGAAAATCATTCAAAAGAGATAATATCAAGACATTTTCCCATTACTGTAAGGAATTTCAGGTTGATAGTGTCCGTCAAATTGAAGCATCACAGTAAGGTTTCTTCATTTCTTAAACTTTTCAAAAAAGAGCAGGTAACGGATTTCAGCCAGCTTTTAAAGGAAGCAGGAGAGCTAAAAAATAAAATTGAAGGTTCTTTAAGAGCCATGGGACTCTCTCCCGTTCAGGTTGCACCTGAACGGCTTATTCAGATTATGTCTGAAGTTATAAACATAAATCATGATGAGAACGAACATTACAGGAACTATAATGAAGATGAATATATAAACACACAGATTGTTGCCTACGATACAAAAGTTGAAGTGGAAGAAGACTATTTTGTGATGGACAATCAATACTGGCGCAGCCTTTCTGTTTCAGCATTTCCTAAAGAGTGGCATCTCGGAGATATGACGAAGCTTTTAGGAGATATGTTCTTTAATGAAAATAATTTCAAGTATCCGTTCATCCTCTCGTTCACAGTTGTCAGACTTTCGGAAGACGAAACCGCAAAGATTAAAAGGAATGCAGCTCTTGTAATGTCCCAGGTTTTACCGGGAGGACTTTTCCCGAAACTCAAGGCAAAGCAGGAAGACCTTGCAATTGCAATGAACAGACTTGAAGAAGGGAAGAAACTCTTTTCATGTTGCCTTTCGCTTCTTGTTTCGGCACCTTTCCGGGACGAGCTGCAAAAGCAGATTGATACCGTTAAGACTTTCTGGAGGACGGCCGGTTTTCAGATTTTCCCTGACAGGTATATTTCTTTTCCGGTATTCCTTTCGGCACTTCCCCTTGCCGGGGATAAGGAATTGTTAGAAGAGCTGAAGAGAGACAAAATCTTCTTTTCGGATAATGTTGCTTCATTTTCCCCGGTTGAGGCCGAATTTATAGGAACGGGAACTCCGCAAATACTTTTTGTTTCAAGAAGAGGACAGCTTGTAGGAGTGGATCTATTTGATTCACCGACAAACTATAACGCCTTCGTAATAGGAACTTCTGGCGCAGGGAAGTCGGTTTTAATGCAACTGCTTTCATTTCAATACAGAGCAGCCGGTGCAACGGTATTTATTAATGATATAGGTCGATCGTACGAAAACTTCTGTAAGGTGATGGGCGGGCAGTGGCTTGAATTTGATCCCGAAAATCCCATCTGCATAAATCCCTTTTCTCTTGTTACGTCACAGGAAGAATTGTCCGAATTCATGGAATTTCTGACCAATGTTATCTACATTATGGGAGCTCCAAAAAGCAGAGAAATGTCAGATAGGCTTGAAAAATTAATTAAGGCAGAACTTGAAAGAGCTATAAGAACTTTGTATCAGCAGTACGGTAGTAATCTTTCAATCACTCATATAGCAGACTACTTTAGTGCTCTCAGGGATTCCAGGATGGTTGATTTCGGAAAAACACTTGAACCTTATACCGGTAGAGGGCAGTACGGTCGGTTTTTTGAGGGAAAGGCAGAAGTTGATTTCAGGAAGCCTCTTGTTGTTGTTGAGTATGATCATCTTGAAGATGTTCCGGAACTGAGAAACCCGGTGATTATGATGGTGAACTTCTTTATTTCCCGGAAAGTATATATAGAATCAAAAAGACACAAAGGATTTAGATCTATCGTTCTTTATGATGAAGCCCACAAATTTCTTGGTGATCCAAGAATAGACGGATTTATTGAGCAGCTCTACCGTCGTGCAAGGAAGCACGGTACTGCCGTTGTTATAGGCACTCAGGGATTTGAGGACCTCTGGGAATCAGGTAGCAGGGCCGGAAGGATTATCGTCCAGAACAGTAGTTTCAATATTTTTATGAAGCAGCAGCCGACGAGCATCAACGCCTTAAAGAAATCAGAAGTGTTGAACCTTTCTGACTTTGAATGGATGCTTATGGAGTCAATTGCACCCGTGAAGGGTGAATACTCGGAGGCTTTCTTGATGACACCTTTCGGCCGCTCTCTCGTGAGAGTTGTTCTTGATAGGTTTATGTACTACCTGTTTACAACAGACAAGAAGGACAGGGAAAAGATTTCATCCCTTATGGATGAAAAAGGGATGACACTACCGGAAGCCATTCAGTACTGCGTGGAGATGGAAAATGGAAATGGAAGCTAA
- a CDS encoding type-F conjugative transfer system secretin TraK — MKKALLMVFLLAASSSKAATFVKCDNKDFQVVSISRTGINRIVFPEKVVEVVYSKERPFRHMVEGKNVFIKVLGRKTAAEYYVVLADGRVCQFIFNPKDIPAQVVFVEDKDKKKVLQIQKALAFEKVSPYEETMKKLVLAGIDEVPPPGYTVKSTNVVIDNFKEYSRNLVLEMRGALFTVKVFLLRAKQKVRIDEKNFIDSDRTRAVAVLRHELEPGQETKVIVVEGNGD; from the coding sequence ATGAAAAAAGCACTGCTGATGGTTTTTTTACTGGCGGCATCTTCATCAAAAGCCGCAACGTTTGTAAAGTGTGACAATAAAGACTTTCAGGTTGTTTCAATCAGCCGCACCGGAATAAACAGGATCGTTTTCCCGGAAAAGGTTGTAGAAGTTGTTTATTCGAAAGAAAGACCTTTCAGGCACATGGTTGAAGGAAAAAACGTGTTTATCAAGGTTCTGGGAAGAAAAACAGCTGCAGAGTATTACGTTGTTCTCGCGGACGGCCGTGTGTGTCAGTTCATTTTCAATCCTAAAGATATACCTGCACAGGTTGTCTTTGTTGAAGATAAAGATAAGAAGAAGGTTTTGCAGATACAAAAAGCTCTTGCTTTTGAGAAAGTTTCTCCTTACGAAGAAACCATGAAAAAGCTTGTCCTGGCAGGTATTGATGAGGTTCCGCCGCCGGGATACACGGTGAAAAGTACAAATGTTGTTATTGATAATTTTAAAGAGTATTCAAGAAACCTTGTCCTGGAAATGAGAGGAGCACTTTTCACCGTAAAAGTTTTTCTGCTTCGTGCTAAGCAAAAGGTCAGGATTGATGAGAAGAATTTTATAGATTCGGATCGGACAAGGGCGGTTGCAGTTTTAAGGCACGAACTTGAACCGGGGCAGGAAACGAAAGTTATTGTTGTGGAGGGAAACGGTGACTGA
- a CDS encoding OmpA family protein — translation MMFLVAAIIQLFPPPVKTEYKVSYSPPRYYICRADCPKPSKIHVVRIIKVPISVKVKEKKAEVLSVYFDFDRYYLKPDEKKKIERFVKHGEKYRILGYADCIGTKKYNLWLSEKRAQTVAEFIEKLGGVVEKVEGKGELPPPPGPTKRKVEVKK, via the coding sequence ATGATGTTTCTTGTTGCAGCGATAATTCAGCTTTTTCCGCCGCCGGTTAAAACGGAATATAAGGTGAGTTACTCACCGCCACGGTATTATATATGCAGGGCCGATTGTCCAAAGCCTTCAAAGATTCATGTTGTAAGGATTATAAAGGTACCTATTTCCGTTAAAGTGAAGGAGAAAAAAGCTGAGGTTCTCAGCGTTTACTTTGACTTTGATAGATATTACCTTAAACCTGATGAGAAAAAGAAAATAGAAAGGTTTGTGAAGCACGGTGAGAAATACAGAATTCTTGGATATGCCGATTGCATAGGAACGAAAAAATACAATCTGTGGCTTTCAGAAAAAAGGGCACAAACAGTTGCAGAGTTTATAGAAAAACTTGGCGGTGTTGTTGAAAAAGTTGAGGGTAAGGGTGAACTTCCGCCCCCGCCGGGACCAACGAAAAGAAAAGTAGAGGTAAAAAAATGA
- a CDS encoding TraV family lipoprotein has translation MKKAVLLAVLLLLASCGEKDYKLRTVCTACNETRPLKVSKDIVQIEKEVLTKPLVPVRLQDQEVRILVLPYVDDHGDFHQGEYIYTVIRNGKWIFSRENLKRKPENISYPLKERK, from the coding sequence ATGAAAAAAGCCGTTCTGTTAGCTGTTCTTCTGCTTCTGGCTTCATGCGGGGAAAAGGATTATAAGCTTCGTACCGTATGTACTGCCTGCAACGAAACCCGGCCACTGAAGGTATCAAAAGATATTGTTCAGATAGAAAAAGAAGTATTGACAAAGCCTCTTGTTCCCGTGAGGTTACAGGATCAGGAGGTCAGAATACTTGTTCTCCCGTACGTCGATGATCACGGGGATTTTCACCAGGGAGAATACATCTATACTGTGATAAGAAACGGAAAGTGGATCTTTTCGCGAGAAAACTTAAAAAGAAAGCCGGAAAACATTTCCTATCCTCTCAAGGAGAGAAAATGA
- a CDS encoding TraB/VirB10 family protein, producing MLKKYKGTKLKQYGILVGVAVVGLFVMIVLPEILSSPEKPQKKKEIVKVDTEKQMKKTIEEEWKSKAQKQIQELSITIKNLENQIKELKNEKKKEPKFENLAAPPPPPPPEKKITAPPPPPPPSAAAARKKKEMVIPDIGVTRIEVQEKPLESEKEQRQKKTPDKEYIPAGSFFTGVLLNGLDAPTGMKAKSDPHPVLIELTDFAQLPNDWKEDVKKCFVLAEGYGDLSSERAYLRTTAISCVAENGTRYEMPLRGYVTGEDGKVGLRGIVVSRQGALLARMLVSGFLEGVASAFQQASQVVMVSPTGTTSTVKPEDALKMSAFSGAGKAAEKLAEVYAKLAEETWPVVEINAGRKVNIIVEKGISLSKGEVK from the coding sequence ATGCTTAAAAAATATAAAGGCACGAAACTGAAGCAGTACGGAATTCTGGTTGGGGTTGCGGTTGTCGGGTTGTTTGTGATGATCGTTCTTCCGGAAATTCTCTCATCTCCTGAAAAACCTCAAAAGAAGAAAGAAATTGTAAAAGTTGACACCGAAAAGCAGATGAAGAAGACAATTGAAGAAGAGTGGAAATCAAAAGCGCAAAAACAGATCCAGGAACTTTCCATCACTATCAAGAACCTTGAAAATCAGATAAAAGAATTGAAAAATGAAAAGAAAAAAGAACCGAAGTTTGAAAATCTTGCAGCACCACCGCCGCCCCCACCGCCCGAGAAAAAGATCACGGCTCCGCCACCTCCGCCACCTCCTTCTGCCGCAGCAGCACGGAAAAAGAAAGAGATGGTGATTCCGGATATCGGCGTGACAAGGATAGAGGTTCAGGAGAAGCCGTTAGAGTCCGAAAAAGAACAGAGGCAGAAAAAAACTCCCGATAAAGAGTATATTCCGGCCGGGAGCTTTTTTACCGGTGTTCTTTTGAACGGCCTTGATGCTCCGACGGGAATGAAGGCAAAGTCCGATCCTCATCCCGTTCTTATAGAACTTACGGATTTTGCACAGCTTCCGAACGACTGGAAGGAAGACGTGAAAAAATGTTTTGTCCTTGCCGAAGGCTACGGAGATCTCTCCTCGGAAAGGGCATACCTGCGGACTACGGCCATTTCATGTGTGGCCGAAAACGGGACAAGATACGAAATGCCGCTTCGGGGCTATGTTACCGGTGAAGACGGCAAGGTGGGCCTGAGAGGCATTGTTGTTTCCCGTCAGGGAGCACTTCTTGCAAGAATGCTTGTTTCCGGTTTTCTTGAAGGTGTTGCTTCAGCATTCCAGCAGGCTTCTCAGGTTGTGATGGTTTCACCTACCGGAACAACGTCAACGGTAAAGCCTGAAGATGCTCTGAAAATGTCAGCATTTTCCGGGGCGGGAAAAGCGGCCGAAAAATTAGCCGAAGTATATGCGAAGCTGGCCGAGGAAACCTGGCCGGTTGTTGAAATCAATGCCGGTAGAAAGGTTAACATCATAGTTGAAAAGGGAATTTCTCTTTCAAAGGGAGAAGTGAAGTGA
- the traE gene encoding type IV conjugative transfer system protein TraE, producing MNWQKFRNSWDNLISYSQALAVAVIALAATNVFFAVVLIGKVKNQKVIILPPNVNKEFWVSGDKLSSSYVEMMGNFIADKYLSVSPETAAYQHSLLFPFVAPSALPDFKKAMQQYEAFIAREGISQVFYPRSVSFGKNQILVSGILKKYVEGTQIKSEKATVLIKYTVRNGQFQLLSLEVKDNA from the coding sequence GTGAACTGGCAGAAATTCAGAAATAGTTGGGACAATTTAATTTCGTACTCTCAGGCTCTTGCGGTGGCTGTTATCGCCCTTGCGGCCACCAATGTCTTTTTTGCGGTTGTTCTGATAGGAAAAGTGAAGAATCAAAAGGTAATCATTTTGCCTCCAAACGTAAATAAAGAGTTCTGGGTTTCCGGAGATAAGTTATCGTCTTCATATGTGGAAATGATGGGGAACTTTATCGCCGATAAGTATCTTTCAGTTTCTCCCGAGACAGCTGCGTATCAGCACTCTCTTCTTTTTCCCTTTGTTGCGCCTTCCGCGCTACCTGATTTTAAAAAAGCAATGCAGCAATATGAAGCCTTCATAGCACGGGAAGGAATCTCACAGGTTTTCTATCCCAGAAGTGTTTCTTTTGGAAAAAATCAGATTCTGGTTTCCGGAATCTTAAAGAAATACGTGGAAGGAACGCAGATAAAAAGCGAAAAAGCTACCGTCTTAATCAAATACACGGTTAGAAACGGCCAGTTTCAGCTTCTCTCTTTAGAGGTGAAGGACAATGCTTAA